A genomic window from Fibrobacter sp. UWH4 includes:
- a CDS encoding PAAR domain-containing protein: MPPAARITDMHTCPMQTPGTPPVPHVGGPVVGPGVQTVLIGGMPAAVVGDSCVCVGPPDTIIKGSATVLINKKPAARMGDSTAHGGTIAQGCPTVQIGG, encoded by the coding sequence ATGCCTCCAGCAGCAAGAATCACAGATATGCATACATGCCCCATGCAAACACCAGGAACGCCACCTGTCCCCCACGTAGGTGGACCTGTCGTCGGTCCCGGAGTCCAGACGGTTTTGATTGGGGGCATGCCCGCAGCTGTCGTGGGAGACAGCTGCGTATGCGTGGGGCCGCCCGACACCATTATCAAGGGGTCCGCGACAGTCTTGATTAACAAAAAGCCGGCCGCACGCATGGGCGATTCTACCGCCCACGGCGGCACAATCGCCCAGGGATGCCCCACGGTGCAAATAGGAGGCTAG
- a CDS encoding GPW/gp25 family protein has translation MNSLTFLGRGWKFPLKFENGTVAMSEAEEDVDESLNILLGTYPGERLMRPDYGCRLRDYCFRNFEETTIAQLDEEIRNAIDNFEPRVTVENTDYKMDDVNDILQIIIDYKVIATNSRRNLVYPFYINEGTDISI, from the coding sequence GTGAACTCGCTGACGTTTCTTGGACGCGGATGGAAATTTCCGCTAAAGTTCGAAAATGGGACCGTCGCCATGTCCGAAGCCGAAGAAGATGTGGATGAAAGCCTAAACATTTTGCTCGGGACATACCCCGGCGAACGTCTAATGCGTCCAGATTATGGTTGCAGGCTCCGCGACTATTGTTTTCGCAATTTCGAAGAAACCACCATCGCACAACTCGATGAAGAAATAAGAAACGCCATCGACAACTTTGAGCCGAGAGTTACTGTAGAAAACACCGACTATAAAATGGACGATGTGAACGATATTCTGCAAATTATTATTGACTACAAAGTCATCGCCACTAACAGTCGCCGCAATTTAGTGTACCCCTTCTATATAAACGAAGGCACCGACATAAGCATCTAA